The Natator depressus isolate rNatDep1 chromosome 21, rNatDep2.hap1, whole genome shotgun sequence genomic sequence aactatTAGCGATGGTCTTTGAACTCATGAAGGATGGGTGAGGACTGGAGATgggcaaacatagtatctatcattacaaaggggaacaaagaggaccctggAAACTATAGAGCAGTCAGCCGAACTTTGATACTTGGAACAAATTAtgaaacaatcagtttgtaagtacctagagGTTAATAGGGTTCTAAGTAATAGCCAGCagagatttgtcaagaacaaatcatgccaaaccaactcacttccttctttgacagggttattggcctAGTAGATGGGGGAAATCTGTAGACatgatatcttgatttttagtaaggcttttgatgcagCCCCATGTCACCTTCTCATAAGGAAACAAGAGAAAcgtggtctagatcagtggctctccaccaggggtacgcagaggtcttccagagggtatgtcaactcatctagatatttgcctagttttacaacaggctacatgaaaagcactagcaaagtcagtacagactgaaatttcatacagacaatataCTGCTTTATATtatcagggtttctcaacctggggttgtgatttgttttataattatatggttaaaaatgagaaagtcagcaatttttcagtactagtggctgtgacacttttctgtatttttgtctgattttgtaagctggtagtttttaagtgaggtgaaacttgggggtccgcaagacaaatcagcctcctgaaaggagCACAGGAGtccggaaaggttgagagccactggtctagatgaaattactatcgGGAGTACACacctggttgaaagactgtactcagagtagttatcaatggtttgttgACAAAGTGGGGTGACTTACTTAGactgataagtttcagagtagcagccgtgttagtctgtattcgcaaaaagaacaggaggacttgtggcaccttagagactaaccaatttatttgagcataagctttcatgagctacagctcacttccacagatggatactgtggaaaatacagaagatgtttttatacacacagaccgtgaaaaaatgggtgtttatcactacaaaaggttttctctccgcccaccccactctcctgctggtaatagcttatctaaagtgatcactctccttacaatgtatatgataatcaaggtgggccatttccagcacaaatctattaccaacaggagagtgggggtttttttgggggggggtggggggtagggagagagcctggatttgtgctggaaatggcccaccttgattatcatacacattgtaaggagagtggtcactttacataaactattaccagcaggagagtggggtggggggagagaaaaccttttgtagtgataaacacccattttttcatggtctgtgtgtataaaaacatcttctgtattttccacagtatgcatccgatgaagtgagctgtagctcacgaaagcttatgctcagataaattggttagtctctaaggtgccacaagtactccttttctttagactgataagtcttcagatatattaagggctgttataaagaggatggggatcagttgttctctgtccactgaaggtaggacaagcagTAATCTGCAGCAGTGGAATTTTAGGTGTTATAGTAGGAAAAACTCGCTAacaataagggtagttaagctctggaacaggcttgcaggggaggttgtggaatccccgtcactggaggtttttaagaacaggttaaccaGAGGTAAATTAATAGCACTGACTATCAAGTCCATTCACACGAGTGATTTCCAGCACGTCCACTGCTGGCAATTTTCTGACTCCTGGTGCCATGGAGTTAATGATTTGCATATGCCCAAAAGGAGTGTCTTTCTGAAATAGACTGTaactgtcaggaatggtctagctgtacttggccctgcctcagcacaggggactggactaggtgacctctcgaggtcccttccagtcccacatttctaCGATCCTATCAAGTATTTGACATTGTTGATGCATTTCTTCGttactttttctttttgggggctggggtgaggataGGGGGTTGTATTGGGGAAATGTCTTTCTAGATAGATTTTTCCCCAGCCTTAGAAGTGCTCTGCCATTCAGAGATGGAGTTATAACCCTGCACCAACACTCTCCACCACCTGTTGTCATGAACTGCAGCAGTTCCATTTGAAACCAGCTGGGGAATTCacccacttctcctcctcctttccctgctgACTTGATTCATGTACAGCACCATGCTCCCACCATTCAAGGTTCCTGATGCTCTGCAAAGGTTTGCCTGGAGTCGCGGAGATGATCAGCATCTCCAACAGCCAGGGCTAAAAGTAGCTTGGAGGAGTGATAGTTGTCCTCCGCTTCCTGACGTGCTGCAGCCCTCCTCTCGCTGTAGCTGTTGAAAAGGCTTCTGGCTGTGGCAGCCCCGTGCAGCATAAAACACTGACGTGCCGGGTGGAAGCTTGCCACAGCAGTCGACCGACATGCCGTTCCTGTCTCTGATCTGGTGACTGTCTGGTGAGCTTTACTGTGAATGGAGGCCTTGGTGCTTCCAGGCTTCCTATGACTTGCTCATAGCACACAACCTTGGTTGCTCTGCAGTGCTTGCTGCTGGATTTCCAGGGCACAGCTGCAGGCTTCTTGCAGTTGGGAGgcccggagctgcagctgccatTACATGCAAGGGAAGGCTGGGGACACATGGGGTTTTGAATGATTTTCCACACCAGGGCCAGGGAAAAGCACAATCGCTCTGTACGGCCAGCAGCTCGAGTCCCCATTGCAGAGATCCTGACCGTTTGCTTCTCTTCCATGCAGCCATTTGTGATCCATGACATGGACACCCTGTGGCAGGCAGAAAAGGGGCTggtctggaagcagcttgtcAATGGGATCCCCCCGTACAAGGAGATTGGGGTCCACGTCTTCTACCGCTGCCAGTGCACCACGGTGGAGACAGTGCGGGAGCTCACCGAGTTCGCCAAGAGCATTCCCAGCTTCCTCGGCCTCTACCTGAACGACCAGGTGACTCTGCTGAAGTACGGGGTCCATGAAGCCATCTTCGCCATGCTGGCCTCCATCATGAACAAGGACGGGCTTCTGGTGGCCAACGGGAACGGGTTTGTCACGCGCGAGTTCCTGCGCAGCCTGCGCAAGCCCTTCAGCGAGATCATGGAGCCCAAGTTTGAGTTTGCCGTGAAGTTCAATGCCCTGGAGCTGGACGACAGCGACCTGTCTCTCTTCGTGGCTGCCATTATCCTGTGTGGGGGTGAGTCGGGGCCCATCAACCACGCACCTGTTAAAAAGGCCAGGGATGGGGCTTGGGTTGGGGGGAGTGGGTCTGAGGTCATTCCTGCTGGGAACAGGAGCAGTGCACTACAGAGTGGATTAATGGATTAATAGGGGGAAGAATAACGTACAGCTGAAACTGAAGCCTTCCAGTGACTCCCAAGATCTGTGTTCCCTGGCACCGCTGTGCGGTTGGGCCATAACAAACACAGACGACAGACAGGGAAGGTGGGGGTGGAGCCCCCATCCCCAAAATGCCCAGTGAAGGGAGTTGCCTGAACACAAGGCTAGGGACCACGAACTTCTGATTCACTATATGACCCTAAGCAGCTATCTGTTTCCCTCTGGGTAGCACTCAACAGGGGAGTGGTGTAGGTAGCGCTCTGAATCACGTTAATCCTCTCCCTCTGCAGACCGCCCTGGCCTGATGGACGTGAAGCAGGTGGAGGGGATACAGGACAACATCCTCCAGGCTCTGGAGTTCCACTTGCAGGCCAACCACCCGGATGCTCAGTACCTCTTCCCCAAGCTGCTCCAGAAGATGGCTGACCTGCGGCAGCTGGTGACCGAGCATGCACAGCTGGTGCAGaagattaaaaagacagaaacGGAGACCTCATTGCACCCGCTCCTGCAGGAAATCTACAAGGACATGTACTGAGGAGCTTTAAAGCCATGGATCCTGAGCAAAACACTTTGTATGGTGACTAAgaagcctccccttccccccccccccccccccacgtcttCCATTTCTTCTACTTGGAACTATTTTCTAGATGAGCTCTGCATATGGTACATAGGCCTACCTGCCACCAGACTTCATGGCTACTGCGTGCTAAGCCCGGGCTTCCGTTAACACACACTTATGAACCTCAAAGGCAAAACATAAGCGAGGCTTCTGTTTCCGCAGCCCAGCTGTCACGCCACTCCCTTCTGCCTTCCAAGCGACCTGCGTGTTTACGTGCATTACAGAGAAGGTGGGATTACGGCACCAGCAGGGTAACAAGGGTATGGTCTGATGTAATGAGACCATTCCATACTTTGATTATCCGGCAGGTCCAGGAGCAGCACTTACATCACGTCTCCGTTGTGCATTGGTTTTGTATTGCACTCGGAAGACTCTTAGGCCAGAGCTGTAAAGCCTAGAACATTGGAACAAAAGGAAGTGTCTCGCATCCATCCATCGAGAGAATCTCCCAGAGAAAGGCCAGACTGTTTGATGAAGGGTACTGATGCTTCATCCGGGGAGAGACCTTTGGTTAGTCCCCTGAATTCACAAGACAGGCATGCCTTCCTCGGGAGATGTGcattctcccctgccttgcaAATCACTCCTGTGGGTTGTAACATGGAATCCTGTACCTGACCCCCTGCTGGGTCTGAGCTGGTCCTTCATAGCCCTAGATTTCAAAGAGGAGGGCTGTTTTTCCTGTCTCTCCTATATTGGCTTAGAAAATGGAGTAGGGGGGATGGCGGCGGTGGGCGTTAACTCTTTAAGAACCAACTTAGTCTTCAGAGCAGATGCTAAAACCGCAGTTGCTCCCAATCTTTGATCCAGGGTGTCCAGAGGAGACTTGAAGTGTCAGAATGACTCAAGTTTCTGCTGATCTAGGAGGATGAAGGGTCGGCTGTGCTGTGAAGGGGACAGTAGTGAGCAAAGCAGGGTGAGGCAAGGGTGTCACAGAAAACAGTAATAGTAATTTCTCTGTCTTGCTGTTTCCTTTCCCACCCCGTTGATCTTTCTACTGTAGCCTGTGGCATAGCCAGAGGAGGCCTCTCAATGCAAGGCCAACAATGGTGCCTTCCCCATCAACACAGACACTGTAATACACTGGTGTCCTCCGATCCCTGGGGTCCCGCCTCTTTCTGCTGTGGCTGGTCACATCTGCGCGGTTGGTGTCAGCAATGGCCGGAGCCATCACTAAGCTACGTTGTAGCATCTCTCCACCGAACTATCCCAGCATGGGTTGCTGGGGTGACCTGGAAGCAAGTGTGACCTGTGACTGACTTATTTCGGGGGCTTAAGTCATCAGACTGAGGCCATCCAAACTGGCCCAGCTGAGGGGCTGCTTTGGT encodes the following:
- the PPARD gene encoding peroxisome proliferator-activated receptor delta; translated protein: MEQLQKEVLEVKKEEKEEAVIAAGDTSDPSGGPDSSLPSSSYTDLSQSSSPSLSDQLQMGCEETSAASLNVECRVCGDIASGFHYGVHACEGCKGFFRRTIRMKLEYEKCDRNCKIQRKNRNKCQYCRFQKCLSLGMSHNAIRFGRMPEAEKRKLVAGLTASEISCQNPQVADLKAFSKHIYDAYLKNFNMTKNKARGILTGKTGSTPPFVIHDMDTLWQAEKGLVWKQLVNGIPPYKEIGVHVFYRCQCTTVETVRELTEFAKSIPSFLGLYLNDQVTLLKYGVHEAIFAMLASIMNKDGLLVANGNGFVTREFLRSLRKPFSEIMEPKFEFAVKFNALELDDSDLSLFVAAIILCGDRPGLMDVKQVEGIQDNILQALEFHLQANHPDAQYLFPKLLQKMADLRQLVTEHAQLVQKIKKTETETSLHPLLQEIYKDMY